The Amycolatopsis sp. DG1A-15b genome contains the following window.
CCTGGCCAAAGCGCAGGAGCAGGCCGAAACCGCGCTGGCCGAGGTGCGCCGCTCGGTGCGGACGCTGCGCGAGCCAAGGCTGGTCCCGCCGCTGCCGGAGGCGCTGAAAGCCCTCGCGGAAGAGACGTCGGCGACCGGTGTCACGGCCCGGCTCACCGTGACCGGCACCGAACGTCCGCTCCCCGAGGAGCAACGCGAAGCGCTCTACCGGGCGGTGCAGGAAGGCCTGACGAACGTCCGCAAGCACGCCGGCGCCGAGACCGTGGACGTCGTCCTCGGCTACGCCGCCGCGGCGGTCCGGGTCGAAGTCCGCGACGACGGCCGGGGCAGCGACGGCGGCGCGCCGACCGGCTTCGGCCTGGTCGGGCTCCGGGAACGGGCGGCCCATCTCGGCGGCGAGCTCGCCTTCACCTCGACCCCCGGCGGCGGCAGCGCCCTGACCATGGAGATCCCCGGATGACGCCGGTCCGCGTCCTGCTCGTCGACGACCAGGCCCTGTTCCGCGAAGCCCTCGCCACCCTGCTCGCCACCCACGACGGCATCGCCGTCGTCGGCGAAGCCGGGAACGGCGCCGATGCCCTGCGCGAAGCCGCTTCGCTGGCCCCGGACGTCGTCCTGATGGACCTGCGGATGCCGGTCCTCGACGGCGTGGCCGCGACCCGGCGGCTGCGCGTCGAGCACCCCGGTACCCGGGTCATCGCGCTGACCACCTTCGACGACGACGAAGACGTCTTCGCCGCCCTTCGCGCGGGCGCCGTCGGCTACCTGCTGAAGGACGTCTCGTCGGCACGGCTGGTCGAGGCGGTGCTGGCCGCGGCCCGCGGGGAGTCGGTGCTGCAGCCGTCGGTGGCGGCGAAGGTCCTGGCGCGGTTCGCGCAGCTGCCGGACGCGCCGGAGCCGCGGCCCCAGCCGCTGGTGGTGCCGCTGTCCGAGCGCGAACTCGACGTGCTGCGGCTGCTCGCCGACGGCCGCAGCAACCGCGAGATCGCCGCGGCGCTGTTCCTCGCCGAAGGCACGGTCAAGAACCACGTCACGAACGTGCTGGGCAAGCTCGGCGCCCGTGACCGGACCCAGGCCGCACTGCGCGCGAGGGATCTCGGCCTGCTTTAGACCGTGACCCCCGGTCATGACTTCCGGCACCTGGCAGCACGGCCTCCAGGCGCGATTCTCGTCCGGGAACGAACCCTGGAGGGAACCATGACCACCACCGAAACCACCCGGACCCCCGCCCGCAAGCTGGCCCGGTTCGCCGGCCACTACGTCGAAATGGTCGTCGCCATGCTCATCGGCATGGTGGCGCTCGGCTCGCTGTGGCCGGCCGCCTGGCTCGAGCGCGCGGACATCGGCGCGATCGTGATGGCCACGAACATGACCGTCGCGATGGTGCTCGCCATGGCGCTGCGCCGCCACGCGTGGCCGCGGATCGCCGAGATGGCCGCCGCGATGTACCTGCCGTTCGCCGCGCTGCTCGTGCCGTACTGGCTGGGCGCGATCTCCGGCACCACGCTGATGGTCGCCGGGCACGTGGTCATGTTCCCACTGATGCTCGCCGCCATGGTGTGGCGCCGCGCCGAGTACTGGCACTGATCATGCTGAAGCGCCTCGCCTTCCTCCTCGCCGCGATCGCCGCCGTGCTGGCGGTTCCCGCCGTGGGCGCGACCGTCTCCGCGCTCGGCGCGATCGACGCCCTCTACGCCCCCGGCCCGCCGCGGGCCGTCCCCGCCGCGGCGCCGGTCCCCCACGACCCGGCCAAGCCGACCGCGGTGGTCGTCGTCGGCGACCGCGGTGCCGTGGTCTCCGACGCACTCGCCCCCTACGAGATCCTGGCCGCGACCGGCCGGTTCAACGTCTACACGGTCGCGCCGCACCGCGAGCCGGAGCCGCTGACCGGCGGCCTCGACCTGGTGCCGGACTTCGACTTCGCCGGCCTCGCCGCCCGGCTCGGCGGGTCCGCGCCGGACCTCGTCGTCGTCCCCGCGTTCCCGGACGTCGGCGAGCCCGGCACCGAACCGGTCACCACCTGGCTGCGGGCCCAGGCAGCGCACGGTTCGAAGCTGCTCAGCGTCTGCAACGGCGGCGCGGTGCTCGCCTCCGCCGGGTTGCTCGACGGGCGGCCGGCCACCGCGCACTGGCTGAAGGTCGACGCCTGGGCCGCCGAGTACCCGGCCGTGCGGTGGGTGCGCGGGATGCGGTTCGTCGACGACGGGAACGTGGTGACCACCGCCGGGATCCTCTCCGGCATCGACGGCACGCTGCACTGGGTCGAGCGGCTGGCCGGGCCCGCGGTGGCGGCCGACGCCGCGGCCGCCATCGGCTGGCGCCGCTACGGCACCGCGGTGCCGGTGCACCCGCCGGCCGGAATGCCGGACGCGGCGGCGATCCTCAACGCCGGGTTCCGCTGGCACCCCGGCGAAACGGGTGTGCTGCTCGCGAACGGCATCGGCGAGGTCGAACTCGCGTCGGTGTTCGACACCGAAGGCCAGTCCCTGTCTTCACGCACGCTTGCCGTCGGCTTCGACGGCGGCCCGATCCGGTCCCGGCACGGGCTCACGTTCCTGCCCCGCGCCTCCCTCGCCTCGGCCCGGCTCGACCGGCTGCTCGTGCCGGGCGCGATTCGCGGAGTCACCCCGCCGCCCGGCGGCCCGGCGCCCGAGTACGTCCACGACCGGCCCGGCTTCCCCTACGACCTTGCGGTGAGCGGGCTGTCCCGCCGCACCGACGTCGCCACCGCGCGGTGGACGGCGAAGGTGCTGGAGCTGCCCACCGACGGAGTCGTCTTCGAAGGCGACACTTGGCCTTGGCTGCCCACGGCGCTGCCGATCGCGCTGATCCTGCTGGGCGCCGCGGTGGTCGTCGTGCTCATCCTGGTGCGGCGGTCCCGGCGTCCTGAAACGATTTAGGAACCCGGCCGAAACGGCCGCTTGCGGGCCTCGTGCGTACCGGTGGCGTATTGCCAACACGTGAGGTGGTGATTACAGTCACCTCTCAGCGCTTGGTTGAAACGTTCTAATTCGCGTCCCCATCCCCGCCGCAAGGGAGCCTGCATGCTGCCCTCGAAGCTCTGGCGCGCCACCACCACCACGCTCGCCGCGATCCTGGCCCTGTCGGCCGCCGCGGTTCCCCCCGCCGGCGCCGCGCCGCCGATCGGGCTGTCCGGCGCGCACTGGATCTGGTACCCGGAGGGCGACGCCCGTGTCGCCGCGCCGGCCGGGACCC
Protein-coding sequences here:
- a CDS encoding response regulator transcription factor, coding for MTPVRVLLVDDQALFREALATLLATHDGIAVVGEAGNGADALREAASLAPDVVLMDLRMPVLDGVAATRRLRVEHPGTRVIALTTFDDDEDVFAALRAGAVGYLLKDVSSARLVEAVLAAARGESVLQPSVAAKVLARFAQLPDAPEPRPQPLVVPLSERELDVLRLLADGRSNREIAAALFLAEGTVKNHVTNVLGKLGARDRTQAALRARDLGLL
- a CDS encoding DJ-1/PfpI family protein; translation: MLKRLAFLLAAIAAVLAVPAVGATVSALGAIDALYAPGPPRAVPAAAPVPHDPAKPTAVVVVGDRGAVVSDALAPYEILAATGRFNVYTVAPHREPEPLTGGLDLVPDFDFAGLAARLGGSAPDLVVVPAFPDVGEPGTEPVTTWLRAQAAHGSKLLSVCNGGAVLASAGLLDGRPATAHWLKVDAWAAEYPAVRWVRGMRFVDDGNVVTTAGILSGIDGTLHWVERLAGPAVAADAAAAIGWRRYGTAVPVHPPAGMPDAAAILNAGFRWHPGETGVLLANGIGEVELASVFDTEGQSLSSRTLAVGFDGGPIRSRHGLTFLPRASLASARLDRLLVPGAIRGVTPPPGGPAPEYVHDRPGFPYDLAVSGLSRRTDVATARWTAKVLELPTDGVVFEGDTWPWLPTALPIALILLGAAVVVVLILVRRSRRPETI